The genomic DNA CATAATATACTGTATCTACCAATCTATCTTTCATCTGTGGCAAACACCCTGCTAAATTTATTACGATTCTGCAATGTTTTTTGTAGTCCAGACCATGTATGTCACCTAATTTATCTTAACAATGTATTTGATTGAGCAATTGATTTGTCATTCTGTCAGATGCTAATATGGAAATATATGCCCTTCCGAGATGACTTTGTTTTCTAACATGATCTATATGATGAAATAATTTATAGAAAAGAGGTACTTGTACAACTTTGTGAACTGCTGTTGTGTTAAGCACTCAGGCTGTGTTTACTTGAGAGATTAAGCATGTGACtgaattattatatttttaaattatttaatcccATCTAGACCATGTATAATGAGGGTTTAACTTCATCTAGACAAAATACCCAGTCTATTCAACTTGACTTATATTTTTTTTGATAAGCGGATATGATCTtccttttactataaatataatGTGGTAAGCAAACATGAATTTAGACTATTTAAAGGAATAATTATCCAAAGATTATAGTGATGGGACCAAAATGTAAGGATAATAATCCTTAGTTATAATTCCCCAAACAAATAGCCTCAATTCACTAGTAGTCTGGCAAAACTTTGTAATTCTAATCAGTGTGAAATACTTTCACTATGTCCCACTCGAAGGCTTATATGTTAAGTCGGCCTTTATTGATAAATTCTTGCATTTCATTAGGTTGACACCTCACCAGTACGTGTGATGATGCCTTTATTGTTCATTGggtaataatttatattcatGATAAAATCATAGAACATAAGCAGCTAGTAATAAATATATGTTTAATAAAGCTCCTGATGTTATTGTGGACATGTATTTAGTTTTCTTTTTATTTGCATTCAGTGGCGAAAGCGGAGCAGGTAAAACTGAAACAGCAAAGATAGCAATGCAATATTTGGCTGCACTTGGAGGTGGAAGTGGAATAGAATATGAGATATTAAAAACTAATCCAATTTTGGAAGCCTTTGGTAATGCGAAGACATCAAGAAATGACAATTCAAGTCGTTTTGTAAGTAACATCTTTCTTAAACAgataacataatttttttttggttgtaatgttgggAGTTGAGAAGCAAACACACCTAGTGAACTTTAGAAGTGCCCCTATATTTGCGAGTAATTATTTCTAAGTGAACTTATCACAGGGAAAGCTGATTGAAATTCACTTCAGTGAAACTGGAAAAATATCGGGTGCCAATATTCAAACCTGTAAGCTTGCATATTTATTGGTATCCTACAGTGAATTTTTTTCTCCCCATTATTACTAATCTGTGGCTGACCATTTATGGCAAATTCGTCTTTGCTTCCATCAATGTGGATCATGGTTGGTTACAGTTTTACTTGAGAAGGTATTTCAGAAATCACATTGAATGCATTTTGCCAATCATTTTCCTTATAGAAATAACTCCATTTTGTTTATTGAACAGTCTAGGGTGGTTCAATGTACGGAGGGAGAAAGGTCATACCACTCATTTTATCAGCTCTGTGCAGGGGCTCCCCCTGCTCTAAAAGGTTTATACTGCCTCAAATTCAGTTAGACTTTTTTGCTCATATTGTAGTATTATTTTATGCTAGTTCTACAGGTCGATGTGATTTCATATCATCCTTCTTATTTATCTTTGCTTTTGCTACCTTGCATATTACATCAATTGATTATCTGATCTGTTAATACACATTACACGGGCATATATTAGCTCACTGAATATAAACATCGACTTaatgaaaaattataaatatgaaACAGATTGTCAGTTGAGGCCACTCTGCCCTCCTACTTGTTGCTTATAACCAGACTTTTGTAGTTAAAAATTGTAAACTCTTATTCTGTTACTTTCTAATACAAGGGTGAGGGGGAATAAGGATGTCCCCTGATTCTTGTAACTTCAGGTCCTCTACACTTTACTTTTGACAAATGATAGATCACAATCTCTCTGTTGTATTATCTAACTGCCAAATGGAGCAAAGATTTGAATATGCCTGAGAAAAAAGGCTTTAATCTTGGAGAAACTACATATATATGCCCTGACTCCATTTCATGTAAAAACTGCTCCTAATAGTCTGCTGAATACCTTTGATGTTTGTTTCTGGCCAACTGTTACTAATTAATACAAGGATCTGAGACCCACCAATGGGATCCGCTGAAGTCAATCTTTAAGTATATGCTTTAGTGTAAGCAACATTAATTTTTGTGTGTGTTATGGGGATTTCTGCCACGATGATGACAGATGCGGGTGTGGCGATACCATAAATAATCAGGGAAAGTACTATTCACATATATTGCGCTGAGCTCGAGTTTTGGCATGTTACATTGGATTTTCATTCAGAAGTTTAAACAGAATCGCATGCTTTATTTGTACACTTGTATACAACTATTGCTCAAATTTTGTCTGATTGTTTGCACATGCAGAAAAGCTGAATCTCAGAAGTGCAAATGAGTACAAATATTTGAGCCAAAGCAATTGCTATTCGATTTCTGGGGTGGATGATGCTGAAGAATTCCGTGTTGTAGTGGTACTGCAAACCTATCTAATTATCTATTTAGCATTATAAATTCCTATGAGGTTaaatatcattattattattattattattattattttttaatatttattattattatttaaatttcatcATCTTGGTGAGCTATGATATGGCCATTTTTATGGCAAAGGGTTGCAAGTGGGTGTATGCGATTGCTAAAACAGCCATTTAACTGCATAGAATCAAGTAAATTCGTCATATGCAGGATTTTTGTGCAAACATAACATAGATATTCCAATTTTTTCAGGAAGCTCTTAATGTTGTTCATGTCAGCAAAGAGGATCAAGAGAGAGTTTTTGCAATGCTTGCTGCAGTACTGTGGCTAGGGAATGTGTCCTTCACTGTTGTTGATAATGAAAACCACGTTGAACCTGTAGTTAATGAAGGTAACAATATTCTGGAATATCAGTCTGACATTATACACTTTGTTGCTTCTCTAATTCTAGTTCATACTTTTTGTAAATGTTTATTTTATCATCCTATGATGAACTCCTCACACGGTTTATGATAGCCTAGTCTTTGCCTTCATCAAGTATACTCTCCAATTAGTTCTTGTTACTATTAAATTGGCGGCTTTGTTTGTAGAATTTTTAGCTTTAGATTACCTTTACAATTTGTGTTGCTAACTGTGACTGGGAAAGTAGTTGAGGTACACTTGAGTTGTTTGACGGTTTACAGTTACTTATTTTGATGGTATTAAGACACATCTGCATAATTTATTATCATCTTTATGGAACATGCATGTGTTATTCTTGGGGCGGGACGGCATTCTTCAGTTATCACTATTGAGAGGAAAATATCAAAACTCAGTTATTTCGATTAACAAGACTATCGGGTAACTCTAGATTAACTGTGGATGAATGAGGTTTACTATTCTGATCTCCATGATCAAATTTCCTACAATATGAGTAAACAAATCTTTGATGCTAAAGTGGCAGGTCTTGCCGGTTCACACACGTACAAAGTATGGCAATAAATTGTATTCTAATGGCCCAGGCCAACTGACAGTAACTTAAGCATAGTCACTTTTATGTCATATGGAACTTGTGTTTACACTTCTTTTTCCTACTCCTTTGTTAGGAGTTTGTTGTATATTAGACAGATTCTTAAGATATCGGTTTCTTTCTATTGAACTTTTTAAGATGATAAATGTCATGTGTCGACTTTTATCCCTCGTGGATGTATATTAAAAGCTACATATATATAATTTTCAGGTCTCGTAAATGTTGCTAAACTGATGGAGTGTAATATTACTGACCTTAAGCTAGCTTTATCGACTCGACATATGAAAGTACGAAATGATAATATTGTTCAGAAACTGACTCACTCTCAGGTAAGACTGGATGAGTAACTGTATGGAATATGCTCAAATGTAGGCTATTATGATTGATGTTATCATGTCTGTTCATCTAGATGCATTTCAGATGAGGTACTAATTTTTTTACTATATTTTAATGACATCTTTCAGGCCATTGACACACGAGATGCATTGGCAAAATCAATGTATTCTTGTTTATTTGACTGGCTAATAGCAAAAATAAACAAGTCACTCGCTGTAGGCAAGCATCGTACGGGAAGATCTATCAGCATCCTCGATATCTATGGATTTGAATCATTTGAGGTTTGCTCTTGTGATTTTAATTGTTATCTACATGTTTCCCTTACTTCACATTAATTATTGTATGGTACATTGTTTTTTCCCCAGAGAAATAGTTTTGAACAGTTCTGCATTAACTATGCTAATGAGAGATTGCAGCAACACTTCAATCGGCATTTATTTAAGCTGGAGCAGGAGGTAAGGATCCTGTTCTCTTGTATCTTATAAACATTTATGACTGTTTCTTTTACCCTTTATTTATTACCCTTCTAGTACTGCTGGAAGTGTAATTTCCTCTTCCTGAAATAAGTTACAAATGTGGTGCATCATATGTTACCTCTACATTTTTTGGATCATATTTTTTCATCAGAGACATTTTATTCATCACTCAGAATTGCATAGACTTaagtattattgaatgaaaatATGAAATTATGTTTCAGGAATATATCCAAGATGGTATTGACTGGGCCAAAGTGGATTTTGAAGACAACCAAGATTGTCTCAATCTTTTTGAGAAGGTGCTGATCCattttctttcaaattttaattttttagaTATATTTTGTTAGTTGTAAACATCTTTGTAAGAAAAAATTATGCCATAGTTCTAAAATTTCACTTAAGAGTTAAGGCAAGATGATCAGTCTAGAACCCAGTTACCCAGCTACCCAGTTACCCAGTTAACCGTTCATTATTTCTTAAAGTTACTTTGTATTGTTTTTGAGCAACTCGTGAAATTCTGTGAAGGATTGATTAGAGCTTCTCTAGCATTAAATTTAGGGTTTTTAAGGTTTGCAATTTTAAAGCACATCCCTCCTTGCTTCCTCCCTGTCccctaatttttttttttataaagaaGAGAATACAGGAGCTGGTGTAGTCTGTCGCTTTTAATCAGACTATGAAATTAACTAACTTCTGattctttcctttcttgcagaAACCACTGGGGCTATTGTCTCTATTAGATGAAGAGTCCACCTTTCCGAATGGAACAGATTTGTCATTTGCAAATAAACTTAAGCAGCACCTGACTCCTAATTCTTGTTTTAAAGGAGAACGAGAAAATGCCTTTACTGTATGCCACTATGCAGGCGAAGTATGTACCTCATCACTACAATACCCTTCTTTATGTTTTTCGCTGTCTGACCTTATTTCCTTTGACTATCTTGTTACCTAAAACAGCTCGCCAAACAGATCTAGTATTCTTTTCCGATGGCGCGGTACTTAAAATTAGCACATGCATAATTAAGTATATAGAATAGTGTTTATTCATTCATCTGATACTGTATATTCTACAACGATACAACCTGGAGGTGTAAGTTGTAGTATTGGGGCTTACATATTTCCATTCTCATGCAACAATTTGATCACATAATGCAGACTTTTCTCATTTGGAAAATGATTGATAAACATGATGCaattattccttttaaattctCTTCCTCATCAGTGATCACAGTTTTTTGTTTGGTCCTCCTAGGTCATGTATGATACAACAGGGTTCCTAGAGAAGAATAGAGATCTACTGCACTCGGACACCATTCAACTTCTGTCGTCTTGCGCATGCCATCTACCTCAAGCGTTTGCATCCAATTTGCGCACACAATCTGAGAAGCCTGTAGTAGGTCCTTTACATAAATCAGGTGGAGCAGATTCCCAAAAGCTCAGTGTTGTCTCAAAATTTAAGGTACctaaaattttatattaatgaTATTATTTATAGTATGACATTTGAGGTTCTGAATATGGAAGCAAGTGCTTTTGCTTTGATGTTCTTTTGGAAACACTTGCTTTTTATGTCTTGCAAAATGATTCCAGTTCCAGGCTTCCGCTTATAAAAAATTCAAAGTTGCCAAAAAACTTCTACGTATCCGTTACAATATTATCTTCAGTATTCACCTTAGTTAAAGTGATGCATTTTTTGTTTATGTTTGTTGATTAATTCTCACGAGAGGTAATAATTCAccttaaaataataaaattaatgtTCGTACTCAGTGTAACGTCTTAGGTTATAATATTTTCTACCTACGAAATTTTCTATCTAGTACAAATATTAGTTTCCACCTAataacttttatattcttttggTAACAGGGACAACTATTTCAACTAATGCAACGTTTGGAGAATACGACACCACATTTTATACGATGTATTAAGCCCAACAACTTTCAGTCTCCTGGATTATATGAGCAAGGACTTGTACTGCAGCAATTAAGATGCTGCGGAGTCCTAGAAGTTGTTCGAATATCGAGATCTGGATTTCCTACCAGAATGACACATCATAAATTTGCCCAAAGGTATAAGCGTATAGTTAACTTATTTTCGCAGCATTTCCATTTTGAATATTCACATGTCTCATGTGTCAACTTCCTGTCTTCTACTCTGAACTTTGAATCAGGTACGGGTTCCTTCTATTAGACAACGCTGCATCACAAGATCCACTAGGTGTTTCGGTTTCTATTCTTCATCAATTTGGTATTCTGGCTGAAATGTATCAAGTTGGCTACACAAAATTGTTCTTTAGAACTGGACAGGTAAGACATGCACTTTGAAGTATCTAAAACTTCTTTTTTAATCTTCAATTCATTATATTTGTGTCAATGCTTTGGGCTGGTCAAAGTGAAACAAACATTTACAATATCCTATCAGATTGGGGTGCTTGAGGACACAAGAAATCGTACTCTCCATGGTATCTTACATGTTCAAAGTTGCTTTAGAGGTTATCAAGCTCGCCGTCAGTTTAGGGAGATAAGGAGAGGGGTCATCACTCTGCAATCATGTATTGCCTTTcatatttttataagatttttaTATGATTGATGCCATGCTGTTTTGAGATATCTGTTATCTTTGAGGGCTAGGAAATTGATCTTAATAATTATCATTACTGCAGTTGTTAGAGGTGAAAAAACTAGAAAGGACTTCTCTCAATTATTAAGGCAACATCGGGCGGCTGTGATCATTCAAAAGCAGTACAAGGGAAGGATCTGCAGGAATATTTATAAAGATGTCTATTATGCATCAGTTCTTTTACAATCAGGTCCGAAATTTTTTTCATTTATTGTTGCCGGTCCATTGGCTGTTCAAGTtttttttccctattctaattgTGAAAATGTACACGTCAGATTGAAAACATAGGCCTTTGTTGAAAAAGCTTTGATCATTTTCTGACATGTCAGCAACTATGTATCCACTCACCACCCTGCCTCAATAGGTTATATATGAAATCTATTGAAGGTTGAAATATTCTTCGAGTCTAGCAGAATCCTGGTGCCTTCTTGGATTGTTTTGTCCTTTAGGACCTTCACAGTGGAATCTTAATCTTTACAAGTTATTTGTAATTTAATGAAAATATGTACAGGTTATACCTGCATGATCTTTTTAGTATGAAAAGGAAGTCGGGAACCTATTTTACCTAGACTACACTGAAAGTGTGCAAAAAAGATACTGTACATGTCTAAAGTGTTGGACTTGGTaatattttgaaatatttgcaTGTAGTGACTAAAATAGTTGACCAGTGTCAAGAGGGATGAACTACTGTTGACTTGAGCTATTTGCCTTGCAATCTATATAGAAAGAAACTCTTCCAGTTCTGGTAGGCTGATGTTGGAGTTTCCCAACTTTTAGGTTTCTAGTATGTCTACTAGTTAAATAAAGGAGAGGGCAAGGAAGtaatatgataattatgttgtcCATTAATTGCGCTTTTCTTGAGATTAATTGAGTTTTTTCTTCTCCAGGAATTCGTGGCTGGTTGGTCAGAAGATGTTCAGGGAACATAGGATTACTACAATTTGGAGCTAAAAAGGTATTAAATTGACCCTGCTGATAACTATTACCAATATGGAATTTTAGACCAGACCTTAAAAGCAAAAGATTCAATTTGTTTAGATAGAACGGCTTGAAATTTGTATAAACAGTGAGAACATTCTGTCAATTAGTTAACCTCTGCCAGTTAATATATTCTGTTTGAAATTCAAGCCATCAGACAAGCTCAGACAGGGGTATTAAGTGATAAAGATTTATCTTATTAATATTTAACTTGAGGGCTGTGACTGCTAGCTTTCTGAAAACATAGCCTTTATACACTTGAAGAGCATTTTAGGCTTTTAGCTGATCTATAAACTTTTCTGTATTTCCCTTAACTTTGTAAAACTTTCAATGACAATGAGGCTATGTAAACAGAGCAATGAGTCGGATGAGGTGCTGGTGAAGTCATCATTCCTTGCGGAGCTACAACGACGTGTACTTAAAGCCGAGTCAGCTTTAAGAGTGAAGGATGAAGAAAATGACATTCTCCACCAACGACTGCAACAATATGAGAACCGCTGGTCCGAATACGAAGGAAAAATGAAGTCAATGGAAGAAGTATGGCAGAAACAAATGAGATCATTACAGTCTAGTCTCTCCATTGCAAAGAAGAGTCTGGCCCTGGATGACTCTGCGAGAAATTCCGATGCATCAGTCAATGATGACAGAGACTCCAGCTGGGAAACAGGGAGTAATTTTAGGAGTCGTGATAGCAATGGGGTGAGGCCAATGAGTGCCGGTCTTAGTGTTATAAGTAGATTGGCCGAAGAGTTTGATCAGAGGAGCCAAGTTTTTGGCGATGATGCAAAATTCTTGGTTGAGGTAAAATCAGGTCAGGTGGATGCAAGTTTGAACCCTGATCGGGAACTAAGAAGGTTAAAACAAATTTTTGAAGGCTGGAAAAAGGATTATGGGGCAAGATTAAGAGAAACAAAGGTAATCTTGAATAAGCTAGGATCTGAAGAAGGATCTGGTGACAAGTTGAAGAAGAAATGGTGGGGAAGGTTGAACAGCTCGAGGATTAATTAAATTTAGGAATCCACAGTTATACTTTGCTTTTATGTCAGTGCCAACCGATCTATGCTTCTAGAGTTTGCAAAACTCTGGCAAACAACTAAATTGGGAGCAACTAGAATATGTATATTGTTTGTCTTATTTTTAGATGGTTGAGATCTGTTTTCAGATCTGGTAAGATTCAAGGCAATGTGTAGTAGTATATGGATGAAACCTGTAACTAATGTTATATGAATACAGGGAAATagaattttaatatttattttttgtaTATTTTGTTTTCACAAGTTAAGTTTCGATTGTCATTTGATACATACAAGGGTCTGGAACGGGAAGCAGATTGTCAGGGGATTGTAATACTTGTTATGCATCTCCTAGCGGGTGAAATATGGGAAAATAGTGCAAGGCTGTAGACGAGATACATGAGATAAAGCGTATAGTGTAAAGCGCAAGAGTGTATAAGGCTGTAGCAGTTTACAAGGAGTAACGTCGTGTTATAAGCCTCAGTTACTCTTATTATAGTGAAGCGTTCACTTGATGTAATGGTTGAATCATCAAGAACTGAAATTCTAAAAAGTCGGAAGTTTTAAAGGGCTATTACTACAGAAATAGTACACTTCCCTAGTATGACTGATAAAATCTCGATAGGTTTGGGTAAGATTACAAACTTTTCTGCAAACCTCTCTATGTAATCTTTATTTTTTTACGGCATACTGTTGAGAAGTAAGTATAAATTTTCCGATTGCCAGGATGGTCCAAGGCTATACCAAAAACATTATGGGAGCAAACCAAACCAAATCAAACGTGCACCCAATTTACTGAGAGGAGAGACAGTTGTCGGAAACCTCAAGGAATGTAAGATATTGACTTCAAGGAATCTGGCGAATGAATTAACTAATGTAACATATAATTCCTACTATGGATGCCACATATTTTCTGATATTATCAATGTGGGTGTTTGATCAAGTTTTAAAAAGTGATTTCTAGATATCTCATGAATTTTAAGATAATTCATTCAGATATTGTGGTATAAGTTTAAACCCCATCAATGAaaactcaaaatcatccttgGTGGTTGTTTTTCTGTATTTTCTTGAAGATGCACAGTATTGATTAGTACTGTTAGATAGGCATTGCTTGTCCAACTTCACACACGAAATTATTGGATTTCCAATAGCATGTTTTGCATTCTTGCTTCTTATATCCGATGAACTCTAATACGACTAGTTCTGCTTCTGTCtcttttttaaatgatttatacTATTATTAAGATTGACAAGTTCAATGCTGCATCAAACATCCCTATTTTATAGGGAAGTTGAGGCTTTTATATAATCTTTAGTTTTAGCATCATGACTTATCTTAATTATTAGGCTTATTGACAAGGCAAAGGTATAGGCCtaaaatttatgaaaagaaaCCGGAGACATGCATGATCCCGAGTTTTGTTCACAAACGGCTGTGTTCATTGTTGTTAGCCCAGGGAACCCAAACATAATTATATTTGGGGCTTAATTGTTGCATTCTCACCACACAAGCCAGATCATGCTCTTCTTAACTTTCATTTTTTAGTTAATGTAATATTGTTTACACGCATGCTTTTTAATCTTCCTGATGTAGAGCGCATTTCATGCAGATTGTAACATAACTAGTTAGGGAGCCAAACTCGATCAGTTCTCTTGTTAGATTAAAATGCATATTTCCTTGCTCTTTTTGTTACGCGTGGCTAAGACCAGTTTGAAGAATACTATATAAATGATGCGCAGGCTGTCTAATTACAGACTAAAATTTGCATATTTGTTAACTCAACCAAACTACTTACAGATTGGGCAGGCAACAAGCTAGCTAGTAAACCTAATTACCTAATTAACGAGGCACCAAATTTTTCTTCTGTACCAACAACTCATGCTTGTCTCGTATAAAACACTGGGTTCGGTAATTAGA from Apium graveolens cultivar Ventura chromosome 5, ASM990537v1, whole genome shotgun sequence includes the following:
- the LOC141724803 gene encoding myosin-1-like isoform X1 — translated: MISEKIPESGEFAGGGVGIKIARNEDESPYSSMNLTLEEEHLDSDESLGFAADPLRRNESKWNDTTYYVAKKKLQSWFQLPDGKWELARILSTSGTESVVTLSGEKVLKVNSDSLTPANPDILDGVDDLMQLSYLNEPSVLYNLQYRYDRDTIYTKAGPVLVAINPFKKVPLYGNDYIEAYKRRSNDSPHVYAITDAAIREMIRDEVNQSIVISGESGAGKTETAKIAMQYLAALGGGSGIEYEILKTNPILEAFGNAKTSRNDNSSRFGKLIEIHFSETGKISGANIQTFLLEKSRVVQCTEGERSYHSFYQLCAGAPPALKEKLNLRSANEYKYLSQSNCYSISGVDDAEEFRVVVEALNVVHVSKEDQERVFAMLAAVLWLGNVSFTVVDNENHVEPVVNEGLVNVAKLMECNITDLKLALSTRHMKVRNDNIVQKLTHSQAIDTRDALAKSMYSCLFDWLIAKINKSLAVGKHRTGRSISILDIYGFESFERNSFEQFCINYANERLQQHFNRHLFKLEQEEYIQDGIDWAKVDFEDNQDCLNLFEKKPLGLLSLLDEESTFPNGTDLSFANKLKQHLTPNSCFKGERENAFTVCHYAGEVMYDTTGFLEKNRDLLHSDTIQLLSSCACHLPQAFASNLRTQSEKPVVGPLHKSGGADSQKLSVVSKFKGQLFQLMQRLENTTPHFIRCIKPNNFQSPGLYEQGLVLQQLRCCGVLEVVRISRSGFPTRMTHHKFAQRYGFLLLDNAASQDPLGVSVSILHQFGILAEMYQVGYTKLFFRTGQIGVLEDTRNRTLHGILHVQSCFRGYQARRQFREIRRGVITLQSFVRGEKTRKDFSQLLRQHRAAVIIQKQYKGRICRNIYKDVYYASVLLQSGIRGWLVRRCSGNIGLLQFGAKKSNESDEVLVKSSFLAELQRRVLKAESALRVKDEENDILHQRLQQYENRWSEYEGKMKSMEEVWQKQMRSLQSSLSIAKKSLALDDSARNSDASVNDDRDSSWETGSNFRSRDSNGVRPMSAGLSVISRLAEEFDQRSQVFGDDAKFLVEVKSGQVDASLNPDRELRRLKQIFEGWKKDYGARLRETKVILNKLGSEEGSGDKLKKKWWGRLNSSRIN
- the LOC141724803 gene encoding myosin-1-like isoform X2; its protein translation is MQLSYLNEPSVLYNLQYRYDRDTIYTKAGPVLVAINPFKKVPLYGNDYIEAYKRRSNDSPHVYAITDAAIREMIRDEVNQSIVISGESGAGKTETAKIAMQYLAALGGGSGIEYEILKTNPILEAFGNAKTSRNDNSSRFGKLIEIHFSETGKISGANIQTFLLEKSRVVQCTEGERSYHSFYQLCAGAPPALKEKLNLRSANEYKYLSQSNCYSISGVDDAEEFRVVVEALNVVHVSKEDQERVFAMLAAVLWLGNVSFTVVDNENHVEPVVNEGLVNVAKLMECNITDLKLALSTRHMKVRNDNIVQKLTHSQAIDTRDALAKSMYSCLFDWLIAKINKSLAVGKHRTGRSISILDIYGFESFERNSFEQFCINYANERLQQHFNRHLFKLEQEEYIQDGIDWAKVDFEDNQDCLNLFEKKPLGLLSLLDEESTFPNGTDLSFANKLKQHLTPNSCFKGERENAFTVCHYAGEVMYDTTGFLEKNRDLLHSDTIQLLSSCACHLPQAFASNLRTQSEKPVVGPLHKSGGADSQKLSVVSKFKGQLFQLMQRLENTTPHFIRCIKPNNFQSPGLYEQGLVLQQLRCCGVLEVVRISRSGFPTRMTHHKFAQRYGFLLLDNAASQDPLGVSVSILHQFGILAEMYQVGYTKLFFRTGQIGVLEDTRNRTLHGILHVQSCFRGYQARRQFREIRRGVITLQSFVRGEKTRKDFSQLLRQHRAAVIIQKQYKGRICRNIYKDVYYASVLLQSGIRGWLVRRCSGNIGLLQFGAKKSNESDEVLVKSSFLAELQRRVLKAESALRVKDEENDILHQRLQQYENRWSEYEGKMKSMEEVWQKQMRSLQSSLSIAKKSLALDDSARNSDASVNDDRDSSWETGSNFRSRDSNGVRPMSAGLSVISRLAEEFDQRSQVFGDDAKFLVEVKSGQVDASLNPDRELRRLKQIFEGWKKDYGARLRETKVILNKLGSEEGSGDKLKKKWWGRLNSSRIN